In Triticum urartu cultivar G1812 chromosome 6, Tu2.1, whole genome shotgun sequence, the following proteins share a genomic window:
- the LOC125513539 gene encoding isocitrate dehydrogenase [NAD] regulatory subunit 1, mitochondrial-like, translating to MARRSALLLRRVLSPAPPSPLAGAVSRRTVTYMPRPGDGAPRTVTLIPGDGIGPLVTGAVRQVMEAMHAPVCFETYEVHGDMPSVPPEVIESIRRNKVCLKGGLATPVGGGVSSLNLQLRKELDLYASLVNCFNLPGLPTRHDNVDIAVIRENTEGEYSGLEHEVVPGVVESLKVMTKFCSERIAKYAFEYAYLNNRKKVTAVHKANIMKLADGLFLESCREVATKYPGIQYSEIIVDNCCMQLVAKPEQFDVMVTPNLYGNLVSNVAAGIAGGTGVMPGGNVGQDHAIFEQGASAGNVGNDKIVQQKKANPVALFLSSAMMLRHLQFPSFADRLESAVKSVIAEGKYRTRDLGGTSTTQEVTDAVIAKLD from the exons ATGGCGCGGCGATCCGCCCTTCTCCTCCGGCGCGTTCTCTCCccggcccctccctcccccctcgcTGGCGCCGTGTCCCGCCGTACCGTCACCTACATGCCGCGCCCGGGCGACGGCGCCCCGCGCACCGTCACGCTCATCCCGGGCGACGGCATCGGGCCCCTCGTGACCGGCGCCGTGCGCCAGGTGATGGAGGCAATGCACGCGCCGGTCTGCTTCGAGACGTACGAGGTCCACGGCGACATGCCATCGGTGCCTCCCGAGGTCATCGAGTCCATCCGCCGCAACAAGGTCTGCCTCAAGGGCGGTCTCGCTACACCCGTCGGCGGAGGTGTCTCCTCCCTCAATCTGCAGCTGCGCAAGGAGCTCGACCTCTACGCTTCCCTCGTCAATTGTTTCAACCTCCCTGGCCTGCCCACCAGGCACGACAACGTTGACATCGCCGTCATCAGGGAGAACACGGAGGGCGAGTACTCGGGTCTCGAGCACGAGGTCGTTCCTGGCGTCGTGGAGAGCCTCAAG GTGATGACGAAGTTCTGCTCTGAAAGGATTGCCAAATACGCCTTTGAGTATGCTTACCTCAACAATAGAAAGAAAGTGACGGCAGTGCACAAAGCAAACATCATGAAGCTAGCTGATGGTTTGTTCTTGGAGTCCTGCCGTGAGGTTGCGACGAAGTATCCTGGAATTCAATATAGTGAAATCATTGTGGACAACTGCTGTATGCAGCTTGTTGCAAAACCTGAACAGTTTGATGTTATG GTCACCCCAAATCTTTATGGCAATCTGGTGTCTAATGTGGCTGCAGGTATTGCTGGAGGCACGGGTGTCATGCCTGGAG GCAATGTTGGTCAGGACCATGCCATCTTTGAGCAGGGCGCTTCTGCAGGAAATGTGGGAAATGACAAGATTGTGCAACAGAAGAAAGCTAACCCAGTTGCTCTGTTTCTCTCGTCCGCCATGATGCTGAGGCATTTGCAGTTCCCGTCATTCGCCGACCGGCTGGAATCAGCAGTGAAGAGTGTCATTGCAGAAGGCAAATACAGGACCAGGGATTTGGGCGGCACCAGCACCACCCAGGAAGTCACGGATGCAGTAATCGCCAAACTTGATTAG
- the LOC125517565 gene encoding uncharacterized protein LOC125517565 has product MASHLDFRYLDEGLGGERGKRKRREEEADAADSMDLDADAPRSSKLRAVASQSDPSKPAAFGSPTYDGVIAGRVSGRTWKEPRTRRSSALMVSRKPVPLEQRVRDKSLKKAYQARVAELKDEIRQNKVAKRKQKEEREKRKKENVLRTGSKLQKVTNPKTIQKIAKSKNRGQLRVVSDDIFGGKKSEAARRMQVPGLEN; this is encoded by the coding sequence ATGGCCTCGCACCTCGACTTTCGCTACCTCGACGAGGGCCTCGGCGGCGAGCGCGGCAAGCGCAAGCGCCGGGAGGAGGAGGCAGATGCCGCCGATTCCATGGACCTCGACGCCGACGCGCCCCGGTCGTCCAAGCTCCGTGCAGTGGCCTCCCAGTCTGACCCGTCCAAGCCGGCGGCCTTCGGGTCGCCCACCTACGACGGCGTCATCGCCGGGCGCGTCTCGGGGCGGACATGGAAGGAGCCACGCACGCGCCGCTCCTCCGCGCTGATGGTGTCCCGGAAGCCCGTCCCTCTGGAGCAGCGCGTGAGGGACAAGTCCCTGAAGAAGGCGTACCAGGCGCGCGTGGCGGAGCTCAAGGACGAGATCCGGCAGAACAAGGTCGCCAAGCGCAAGCAGAAGGAGGAGCGGGAGAAGCGCAAGAAGGAGAACGTGCTGCGCACGGGCTCGAAGCTGCAGAAGGTCACCAACCCCAAGACGATCCAGAAGATCGCCAAGTCCAAGAACCGAGGTCAGCTCAGGGTCGTATCCGACGACATCTTCGGCGGCAAGAAGTCCGAGGCCGCCCGCCGCATGCAGGTGCCCGGCCTGGAGAACTGA